AGACTATGTGTTGTTCCTTTGGAATGCTCTTATAAATTCACAGGTCTACTGTTGATAGGGACCTCAGAAAACATAGACCACAAGCATTTGGTCTTTAGGAGATACTCAGACATCAGAATAGACAGACAGGTACATATTTAAGACTTTACTGAGATGGAGGTTAAGGCATTGTTGAGACAGGACAAACAAGTGGCTATGACATAACCTAATGCTAACTTTGCaatggaggatttatggaagagaatgagaaggcATAGATCAGTGGAAGGAATACTTAATCTCAGGAGACAAGGTTCTTGTAAAGGGCCACAAATATGAGCAATAATCTCCTGCTGAGTTTGCCTCATTGATACAatatggaaggaaaagagaaagggaggaggcaATAGGATTTCACCTTAGTGGATCCTTGTATCATTGattcagaggtagaagggacctaaGAAATCATTGAGTctaaaccccttattttacagatgagggaaccaaGGCATAGAGGGATGAGAATCTGAAGCCAGGCCTTCTTGCTGCCAATTTCAGTGTTCTGTCCACTATTCCATGCTGCTTCTAGTTAAGAGAGAACCTAGAAACCAATTACTCTCCTACCTTAGGCCATAGAGGTCCAAAATCAACCATGTCAATGCCAGTTCCTTCATTCTCTTGTTCTTAGGATCCTCAGATGAAAAGGAGTCTTTAAATGGGGAACTGCAAAGGAGATAACCAGGAAagtgttccttccttccctctctcccttcccctctcccttcctttcttccctagaTATTTATTGGAAGCTTGCTATTTCTGTGAGAGACAAGAGACTGTTTCATCTTTGACTTTGTACTTAGTCAGGTgctaaaaaaatacttatagattgattgattgccATCTGTCCCCAAGAAGTTTACGGAGAGATAAGACAAGTACTACATGTGTGACCTTAATTGAATCTTTGAGCCTCAGTCCTTTATCAGATCAACTTTCATTATCATTCCCTCTTTCCTTATTCTTTACAACCCATTGATTTGATTTGTTTATGCTTTATCCTCACCATGATCTCCATTCCCTTCActtctcagttctttcccagacAGTCATGACCCCCTGCAATGACtactttattcttctttctataGCTCAAATACTTGGTGAATCAACTCTATGCTGTTCTCCACTTTTGAAACCCTTGCACCTTTATCCTGTTCCTGATCATGATCATGCCTTGTCTtggattactcccaccatctACCAGTCACTTACTGGGCCCACTACAAATGTTTGTTAGCTAATTTTAGCTGGGCCCTCACTGCTACAAGACAAATATTCTATTGCTCCCTGATTAATTCACTATTCTACTCTCCACAGCAGCTATTCATAACTTTCTTATGAACTTCTCCTCAGTACTTTTATAGCATCCCTCATCCCACCCTCTTAGCTGAGGACCTCACTTAATTCttcactaaaaaaattaaaaccttttaCAAAGAGTTCCCCcgtctcttttccttctcttttcatattACTCATACAATTCCTCTACTACCTCCTCCTTTACTCTGTTTTCAGATGAAAAGAGAAGTCTTTCTCTTGCTAAGGCAAATCCCTCTACTTGTGCCCTTGATTTCAAATCCTTCTCTAGCAAATCACCCTACCATCTCCACACTGTATTATTTTCAGCTATTAGTACCTCTCCTCTCAACTCCTACAATCTGGCTTCTTTCtccatcattcaactgaaattgtaCTTTCCAAAGTTACTAGTAATCTCCTTTTTTGCCAGACATAATGGGCTTTTCTCAATCTTTACCCTTCTTGTAGCATTTGGAACTATTGGCCACCCCTGTCTCCTGGATAGACTCCTTTTTGTTTTCATGAatgtctttcttcttattttcctaTCCTTTTGGCTGAtcctttttagtcttcttttcATTTGTCATCCATGTCATGCCCACTAACTGTGGAtgttccccaaggctctgtcctgggccctcttttctttttgctctatGCTCTCAATTCATGATATCATCAGCTTCCATTTCAATGGTTTCCATGATTTCCAGATTTGTATAGCTAGCCCTAATTGCTCTGCTGAGCTATAGTCACAAATCTCCAACTACCTCCTAAATGTTTCAAACTGAATATTTTATATGCTCAAACTCCACATCCTAAACAGAACTTATCTTCACCACCTTCCATCCACCTCCTCAGAAACCTATAAACTAGACAACTGTCAGGTAGACCTAGTGACAGGAGGCTTGTAACTTGAGTTTCATCCTAACTCCTTACTCTTACCTGACATATCTAATCTATagccaaatcttatcatttctaccttcctGATGTGACATCACTTACATATATCTGCATATCTTTATCTacatctttttccccctttccattcATGGAACCATAATCCTAGTTCAGCCTAACATTACCTCCTATCTAACAGTAGCTTTCTAACTGATTCCCctttcttcaagtctctcctctATCCTAACCATCCTCTACTAAGCTGccaaagttattttcattttttaaaatgtggatatGACCATATTGCTCTCCTGCTCATTGAGTTCTGGGTGGCTGCCTGGTACCTTTATAATCAAATATGAAGTCCTGTTTCACATCTAAAGCTCTTCTTAATCTGGCCACTTcgtatatctttaattttttataactttCTTCCCTTCTATACACTGAGATCCAACTACAGactcttaatttgcatttcctccTTCTGGCAGACACTTCTCTTCCACTTTTCATGACTTTATTCTGACTACTGGCTATCCCTTATGATTGAAATGCTCTGTTCCCTCACCTCTGCATCTTAGATTCCACTGCTTCCTCCAGATTTAGCTCAAATTCCATTTTCTGCAAGAGACCTTTTTCCAGGGTTGACTCACAAACCCTACCCCCTCACCTCAGCTATGAATGTTTTTCTCTTTCAGATTACTTCCTCTACTTTTTATCTATCTTATAGATACCTAGTCTCCACCATTAGATTTAGGATCTTTGAAGGGAAGGACTgttctgtttttggttttttgcctttctttatatttctagcacaaggtacaatgcctggtacatagtgctTATTGGCTGTGTTCTGATTCCCCTATCAAACTAGAAACTCCCTGAGGACAGAGATTGTTTCTCCTCATTAGCCTGAGAGTTCTTAGTTGGCTAGGGCTGTATCTTGTCCTTCTTTTGTGTCTCTTTCCAGTGCCCAGCATCAAGTTATACCTATTATAAAAGTTCAAACCAAAGGAAAGGCAGACAaataatgtttactgattgactaaCAGACTGTAAAACAAGCAATTCAACTAAATGATTGTggaaatcccttctagctctaaatctatgattctataaattcTAAAGTTCTTCTGAactctaaattaaattaatgctATAAGACTTCTTAGATGAGTTCCTTCATTCTTGGGAGCTCTGACTCATAATTCTTTCCCAGACATCATTACTTCATTGTAGGATCTTAGACCTGTAGGCCAacactcttattttatagatgaataaattgagaccTGAAGAAGTTGTAGCTTGTTGAAGATCCTTAAGGTAATAAGTGGCAGGGCTAGGATTCAGACCTTAAACATATGACTCTGAATCTAACTACACTGCCTGCTTGGCCCGACTTTTGGAGGTCTCTTAAATGAAAGGCTTTTTGAGCAAGAATAAGTTGATTTCCAATTCAGAAacaagtcagtcaacaaacatttattatttgctatgtgccaggaattgtgctttGTGCTGAAGTtgcaaaaagaggtaaaaactGTTCCTGATGTCAAGTAACTATATTAGCCTACAGATAAGGAATTGCTGAGGATGGGAATTAGTCATAATGACACTCTCTTCTCCCAGTCACATGCAGGAATCtctcatcttttgttctttcttttctataagaGATTGACCTCACCTCCAGTTTTCCATGTTCTTTAGGTTCCAGTTGGAATGATTTGTTAGTCCTGTACCATCTGCTTTTCTCTCAGTGATGTTGTGTCTCCAACTGGGAAGACAAAGATCAGAGACTAGGTGAAACTGAGTTGGATAGTTTGGAAAGGAGCAGATGACTAAAGAGGTCCCTTCAGTCTAGTGGCTTTCAAGGCCAACATATATATCAAATGATATCTTCTCTGGggcaaggaggggagggaggaaaagaggtagggagatacctgggaactttaatatgacaaacaaatacattttattattattattattattattattatttataaacccttaccttccatcttggagtcaatactgtctattggctccaagacagaagagtggtaagggtaggcaaatgggggtcaagtgacttgcccagagtcacacagctaggaagtacctaaggccagatttgaacccaggatctcccatctgtaggcctggctctcaatccactgagctacccagttgcccccaaacaaatacatttttaaaaattattatcactAAGGATATGTTCAGGGCCCTCAGAGAGAACATCCTTTATTACACTGAAACCAGTCTTGAAGAATGGGTAAGGAGAATCCTGAGAATAgttgttgatttttattttcttcccaaacTTTATTGCCTTTATACATTTTTTAGAGTGCTGTACCTCATATTGCCTcaacctctctctccttcctgccaTATATCTGTCAATTTCTGAAGATCCAATATGTGCTTCCTTTAAAAGTGGTGACATAGGGGCAACTAGGAGGTTCATCGGATAGAGAATCAGGCTGAGAGAGAGGAGGggctaggttcaactctggctttAGACAATTCCTAgatgtgtaactctgggcaagtcacttaaccccagttgcctaataGTTAAgggatcttctgccttggaacagatgttaagtactgattctaagatagaaggtaaaagttaaaaaaaacaaacaacaactgtGTGTGACAAACTCAGGATTGAAAAATCAACACTGGTAAAAATCAGAGTTTTTCACTTAATCAGAGATGCAACTAAAGTAGTGTGAATAGGGCTTTTTCCCAGGGTGCCCTTAGAGGATCACTGACAATACTGAGTTCTTTAGGGCTAGACCAATCTAACCTGACCCAAAGGAATGGAGATAGCAAGATCAGAAGCTgaaaggtaaaggagaaagaTAACTTTAGGGGGAAATTATTGGGATAGTAGGAGAGAGGGAATGGGCTGGCAAAATAtttggaggaaagggagagaactgagcctggaaagaaagggaataatttagaataaaaaacatttaGTATTAAACAATTGCAAAATAAATCAGCAaactaatgaaagaaaaaaaaaagactggggaatactgagagaagaaatgggagatgatagagaaggaggaggggccTAGGGAGACATTGAGAGGTAGGAATAAGGGCTCAGAGGACCCTGGGAGAGAAGTGAGAAATAATTCACctattcttcttccccttctggGACAACAGCCAGTTAACAAAGTCCTGTTGCATGATCTTATCCATGGTGATGCTGTAGTCACTAATGAAGGTCCCCTCAGCATAACGCTGCCCTCGAGTCCAAGGGCCACCAACTTTGGGGTGAGATCTAGAAatggagaagaaggagagaaaaaaaggaccaTTCAGTTAAGGATAGAGGTAAGGAAGGATGGAAAAATGAatagaggaacagagagagagaaagagaaaaaatagaggaagggagagaggaaaaaggaatgagataggggaaaggggagagggaatagaggaagagagaaggagaaagggcagggggaagtatagaaggaaggaaatggaggtCAATAGCAATCagcagagaaaatatttatagcaacccaTGAAGATCCATTAAAACAAGCTGAGTTCATTttactatatctatatatatatatgcctgaacatataataaatatagtgataatgtatataaaaccatgaatattttatttatctaaatgtatagttataaaataaagttattcTATCTGCTTTGGTACATTTGCAATAAGaagttttaatattaaaatgttgaaaatgaaaaaaagaaatatagtggaAAAAAAGATGGAGCTTCATTCTCAACTCAGGACTTCTCTTAATATATGGCTTTGGTTACAATGGGAACTGAGATATAGGCAGGAGACAGTAGAGGTAAGTGTGACCTGTCATATAGGCTCCCCTTCCCCTCATATTCATTCACTTACATGGCTCCCTCTTGTTTCAATTGGGGGCTATAAGGAGTTGCTGTGTAATCTTAGAAGAATGTCTTTCAGCAAGGAGTCAGAGTATATAACTGGCTCCAATGGAATTTTCCCAGTTTATTATGTCAGGGTTCTCCTGATCACTCCTGCCttatttctattctctctcttggCCTGCTCAGATCCTTGATGCACCATCAAGACACAGCCTCTATAAAACCCCTGTAAAGATCATATAGTCTATCTCCTTGTATCTAGGAAGGCAACTCACTACCCTAACTCATTCAAGAAGTGGAAAATAGATGCTAACAAAAATTCTCCAAAAAGCAATAttccaaaataagaaaaactttttaaaaagaagggataTTCCAGTTTTGCTCAGTCATGTGACTACCAGACAGTCCTTCCAAATGTTTATTCTCAATCTCCCCAACTGCAATCTAAACCCCACTCACTCTGGCTGTGTCCTTGGATCAAGCAGAATAGTACAATTCCCATTCTTTAGGGACCTTTGCTAGACTGCTTCCTTGGACTTCCTTATCTATATAGGGTCACTATGTCCTCACTCCCTAAGTCATACAGGGGCCTTTTGAGAAATATCAAGTTAGAATAGTTCCTCCAGGCTTTCTCTCTACCCTGTCAAGCAAAAGAGACCTTTACCTGAGGTGAGCCTCCTCCAAATCACTCTTCACCATTGCCAAGAGCAGAGGCAATAGCATCAAGGAGAGAGTCTTGATGACTTTTACCATCTTCCCAGCCCTGTTtcctgaggagagaagagagattttgTTTAAAACTTGTTCCTAGTCTCCTCAGTTTGCATAGGGTTTGAGGATCAAAAAATGATATCActagtgatgtcttttgattgGCACATAAATTAGATTAGTGATGCAGAGTTGCACAGTtattggcctcactctctcttccagagttgtcaaagtccaatggcaagacaaactTCAAGAAGTCTGGTGATGCTGGGGATGTAGTGGATAATCTTGCCTTCTTCCATGTTTAGCTAtgttctaagtgctccacagagcTATGACCTTATGGGGTGAGGGAATGAAGAACTGCAGAACCTGGGCTAAGACCTGGAGTTTGGGAGATTTTCtttctggatctatgattttatagTTGTAGGGACCTGGAGGTATAGGTGAGGAAGTTACCAATGCAGATCGGCAACTAACTATTCTGTTAATTTTCAACTTAGAGTCTTGTCTGGATCACTGAAAGTTTatgtgacttgtttagggtctcacagccagtatgtgtcagaggccagaGGTCAAGAGACCCCAGATCAAGATTACCTTCTGTCCTCTAAAGACTGCCATTTTTAGTGCTAAGAGATAGTCTTATTTCCTATCTAGAGCTAGAGGTAGAGATAGTTTTAGGATTTTAGACATCCCCCAATTAATAAATTCTATCTTGTTCTATCTTATCCTTTCCAGAGCCTCAGAGCTCAGCACCCACTCTCTTTGGTCTTTCCTAAATTAAGAAGGATTCCTCTTACCTCCAGGTTTTTCAGAGTCTGCTTCTGGTTGAAGTTGGTAGCTACTGAGGTCCAGTCCTTTTATATTCCCTAAATATAAGAGCTGATTAGATTAAAAGCATCTTATCAGAAGTCATACCCATTGTTTACACTATCCACAAGCCATTTAACACTTAGCAAACCTTCCCTTTCCACCTGAATTGTCCAAACTGGTCATTAACATTTGAGTTAATCTTGAACTGGACTGACTTTGATCCTCTCCCCGGATTAAAGTGGCTCATTTGAAAATGCTTTATTGAATGCATAaagtgagagaagggaaagaccTAGGATACGGAAAGGGGGTAAGTTGGGAGAGAAGTGAGAAAGGCCTCCTCTTGTGCAGTGGAGGATAATTTCAGGAATATGGGGGAAAAGAAACTGTTCTTAACTTGTTGAGAGAAGAGTACAGTAGCAATTGAAGCCTCAAACTGGTTACACTTTCTTCAGTCTTTATCCTCTCCAATTCATCCCTCATACAGCTGCTGAAACAACTTTCCTAATATATAGGTCTAATAGTGGCACTGTTTCCTGTaggataaaatctaaatttatttttctggcaTTTAAGTtcctccacaatctggcttcaATTTATCTTTATTTACTGTCATTTACACACTCTGTATTTCAACCAATATGAGCCACTAGCCTTTCCTCAACCTAGTCCTACCTTCTGGCCTATTCATTTGTgcatacatttttatttcctgCAATGCATTTTCATTCTCATGTCCtcctgttaaaatattttttctgctttcaactccttccagtcttatttcatatcaATACTCTAACAATTCTCTCTTTTAGTCAAGCTAGCTGTTTTATGAAGAGAACATCCTATCTCCCACCCCATGCCTATGTACAAGTGGTTCTCCATGTCTGAGAtgcattccttcctcatctctacctcacAGAATTTCTAGCTTCCCAAGAGCACAATGCAAGTGCCATTCCCTTAGACAAGAGGCACTTCCTGATATTCTTTAGTTGTTagcactctttctttctttgtgcaTGTTTAGTGGTGaaccactctttgtgaccccatttggggttttcttggcaaatatactagagtgatttgccttctccttctccagctcatttgacaaatgcaGAACTcgggcaaatagggtaaagtgacttgtctagggccagtcaagtagtcagtgtctgaggccaaatgtgaactcagaaagatgaatcttcctgactctaggcccagtactaTAGCCATTAAGACAACTAGCTACCCAGTTGCTTCATCTGGCCCCTCCCTCACCTgtgcatttttgttgttattcagtagttttcagttgtatctgaaccttcattaccccatttggggttttcttggtcaaATCAttagagtggattgccatttccttctctagctaattttacagatgaagaaattgaggcaaacaaggttaagtgacttgcctaggatcatacagctaatgaccaaggacattttttgcatgccccactcccattgtccagccacccaaagcaagcatttTCTCCCTCAACTTTCTCTGGTAATTAATCCGGGGGGCTCACAGACTGCTAGagtttgccctctgggcactcgaatTTGTTAAAGGTTCACCAATACTGGTCTGAagtaagatttaaattcaggtcttctgactccaggcacgACActcactctctccactgcaccaccagctGCACGTACTTGGGCGTACTTTGTGCTTAAtaatcaggcagctaggtggtgctagGTGGATAGATTGCCTTACCTTGAATAGGACAACCTCAGTTCATAGCCgccctcaagacacttactagctatatgactctaggcaagccacttatcctcccagtttccttatctgtaaatagggatcataatagtacctataTCCCAGGGCTTgttttcaggatcaaatgagataatgtgtgtaaagCACTTCACACAATGCCACAGAGAACAAGATGAAAAGAATTACtaggataaaagaaaatgtatagtTGGAGTGACTGACCATAGAGTcaaaatgacaaagaaaggaaagtgaggcTGGTGTAGGGATAAATCATTAGGAAAGCCGGGAGGGAAGAGTGACTGACTAGAAGTCATAAATAGGATAGAGAATGAGTTTTGAAGGGATGAGGCCCAGGAGGAGATGGAAATTGTTATCAGAgagaggaatttcagagttcaggaTCATGGAGGTAGAACGCTTATGGGTAATGGTCAGAGTAAGGAATACTTTATAGCAGGggcggcaacatatggctctcgaaccatatctggctcttttgagggccagatatggctctttctgcaggagccataaagtcagttttttttcaggcactgttacaggagcgcgcactgtgagcactgtacagctctcatgaaattacattttaaaaaatgtggcatttatggatctcacggccaaaaaggttgccgacccctgctttataggATAGCCCTCAGGTTATGTGGTTGAGGTGGCATGAAGTTATAGGTCATGAATTCGACAGActaactgagacaaataggaggGTTTATGACTCGAGTCCCTTGGCACAAAGCCTACTTATTCAAGCAGCCCTCCCCTAGAAAAGTCTCAACCTAAATACAAAAGCAATGAAGAGGCAGTGGAGGTGTCCTGAAAGAGTTCTTGGGAAAATAACTTCTTGTCTCCAAGAGAGAGAACTAAATAATCCAAGAGATGTCAGTAGCAGGAGGCAGTGGTGTAGCATGGGAGTACTCCTGAACCAAGACACTTGGAGAGAGGAAGAGTTCCTGGATATCATTTAATCCCTGGACCAAGCTtctaggaaaaaaagaggaagaattctaGAACTAAGTAGGAGATGGGGGCTCCTGAAGAGTAACAAGGGATAAAGCCACAATGTAAAGAATCAAGCCCAAATCTTGCTCTCTGTTACCAATGAATGAACTGTGCTGGTCTGAGAAAGAGAGCTCTTTCTAGCAGTGCTTTTCCTGAATAGAGCATCTAAATCAGAGGGATGTGCTAGAAATACAGAGATCCCTGAAAACGGTGAAGGGGAGAAAGTAAAGCTGAACAACTTTCCATTTACTGGGCAGCAAGATGGCTGAGTGGACAGAGCTTCTGGGTTAGAATTTgacctcaggtatttcctagctgggtgaccctgggcaagtcacttaaccctcattgcctagctcttaccactcttttgc
The window above is part of the Gracilinanus agilis isolate LMUSP501 chromosome 4, AgileGrace, whole genome shotgun sequence genome. Proteins encoded here:
- the LOC123245401 gene encoding gastric inhibitory polypeptide, which gives rise to MVKVIKTLSLMLLPLLLAMVKSDLEEAHLRSHPKVGGPWTRGQRYAEGTFISDYSITMDKIMQQDFVNWLLSQKGKKNSWRHNITERKADGTGLTNHSNWNLKNMENWSSPFKDSFSSEDPKNKRMKELALTWLILDLYGLR